The following are encoded together in the Malaya genurostris strain Urasoe2022 chromosome 3, Malgen_1.1, whole genome shotgun sequence genome:
- the LOC131433856 gene encoding uncharacterized protein LOC131433856, giving the protein MDPCGTPAVIEVLWKYRVVNTTAQDVISSEFAPGVLRKTDENDILYPNPATCGNGQITVCVGCRTIKVCIGSENVQNPTQTCPKSTPYCNSSEGGCSMVPDDSQETCSQASPELNFRCTGVGKYPDPHSCTGYYYCEGAEQTGDFYKCQSGYTYNSKAEMCQRASTGCKPLNCTTDGPILKVYPSNNKFFYYCWYEEDDDADTDASIIMFSCGDGSTFDSSTGKCVYKCLREGTYAKSTNPNMYYQCYWLNGKLTYIERSCPLASQEFDDKKKLCVTPVGNARRKLLN; this is encoded by the coding sequence GTGGTCAACACAACAGCTCAGGATGTCATTAGTAGCGAGTTTGCTCCGGGAGTTCTGAGGAAAACCGATGAAAACGACATTCTATACCCTAATCCTGCTACCTGTGGAAATGGACAGATAACCGTTTGTGTAGGTTGCCGAACGATTAAGGTGTGCATCGGATCAGAAAACGTACAGAATCCAACCCAAACTTGTCCAAAGTCTACCCCATACTGCAACTCGTCTGAAGGCGGCTGTTCAATGGTTCCGGACGACAGTCAGGAAACTTGTTCGCAGGCATCACCGGAGTTGAATTTTCGATGTACAGGTGTAGGTAAATATCCGGATCCTCATTCGTGCACCGGATACTACTACTGTGAAGGAGCGGAACAAACCGGAGACTTCTACAAGTGTCAATCGGGTTACACCTACAACAGCAAAGCGGAAATGTGCCAACGAGCTAGCACGGGTTGCAAGCCACTGAATTGCACAACTGACGGACCAATTCTAAAGGTGTATCCTTCGAACAATAAATTTTTCTATTACTGCTGGTACGAGGAAGACGACGATGCAGATACAGACGCTTCAATAATCATGTTCTCCTGCGGTGATGGATCTACTTTCGACAGCAGTACCGGCAAGTGTGTTTACAAATGTCTCAGAGAGGGTACCTATGCCAAATCGACCAACCCCAACATGTACTATCAGTGCTACTGGTTGAACGGAAAATTGACCTATATCGAACGTTCTTGTCCTTTAGCATCGCAGGAGTTTGACGACAAGAAAAAATTATGTGTCACTCCCGTAGGTAATGCTAGACGTAAACTGTTGAACTAA